One Phaseolus vulgaris cultivar G19833 chromosome 4, P. vulgaris v2.0, whole genome shotgun sequence DNA window includes the following coding sequences:
- the LOC137837150 gene encoding peptidyl serine alpha-galactosyltransferase-like: protein MGKVWILMLVVVVGVVGIEGARKSPTGRIHTLFSVECQNYFDWQTVGLMNSYRKAKQPGPITRLLSCTDEEKKNYKGMHLAPTFEVPSMSRHPRTGDWYPAINKPAGVVHWLKHSKDAKNVDWVVILDADMIIRGPILPWELGAEKKRPVAAYYGYLKGCDNILAQLHTKHPELCDKVGGLLAFHIDDLRVFAPLWLSKTEEVREDRAHWATNITGDIYGKGWISEMYGYSFGAAEVGLRHKINDNLMIYPGYVPREGIEPILLHYGLPFSVGNWSFNKLAHHDDGLVYECNSLFPEPPYPKEVRQLELDDNRRRGLFLSIECINIINEGLLLQHAANGCPKPVWSKYLSFLKSKAYAELTQPKYVTPATLQMMEDIKEEHVDDGAGKPHPKIHTLFSTECTTYFDWQTVGLMHSFHRSGQPGNITRLLSCSDEELQKYKGHDLAPTHYVPSMSRHPLTGDWYPAINKPAAVLHWLNHVNIDAEFIVILDADMILRGPITPWEFKAARGHPVSTPYDYLIGCDNELAKLHTSHPEACDKVGGVIIMHIEDLRKFAMLWLHKTEEVRADRAHYARNITGDIYESGWISEMYGYSFGAAELKLKHTINDEILIYPGYVPQPGVKYRVFHYGLQFSVGNWSFDKADWRNVDMVNKCWAKFPDPPDSSTLGQANTEDLQRDLLSIECAKTLNEALNLHHKRKCSGNNSLTSEGEERKEESVVSRLSNLNANDDSTNNHTTTDESESVQKDEMPSSFRFWMIFLWAFSGVGFLVVIFVVYSGHRRRGTRPNKGRRRRNLHSGFMEMNGRDRYSRGDVPL, encoded by the exons ATGGGGAAAGTTTGGATTTTGatgttggtggtggtggtgggtgTGGTGGGCATTGAAGGTGCAAGGAAGTCTCCGACCGGGAGGATCCACACCCTCTTCTCCGTGGAATGTCAGAATTACTTTGACTGGCAGACGGTGGGGCTGATGAACAGTTACAGGAAGGCCAAGCAGCCTGGACCCATCACAAGACTCCTCAGCTGCACTGATGAGGAAAAGAAGAATTACAAGGGGATGCATTTGGCACCAACCTTTGAGGTGCCCTCCATGAGTAGACACCCCAGAACTGGTGACTG GTATCCTGCAATAAACAAACCTGCTGGGGTTGTACACTGGCTTAAACACAGTAAGGATGCAAAAAACGTTGACTGGGTTGTCATTCTGGATGCAGACATGATAATCCGAGGCCCAATTCTACCTTGGGAGCTTGGTGCAGAGAAAAAAAGACCTGTTGCAGCTTATTATGG GTACTTAAAAGGTTGCGACAATATTTTGGCTCAACTGCACACAAAACATCCAGAACTGTGTGACAAAGTTGGTGGGCTTTTGGCCTTTCATATAGATGACCTGCGAGTTTTTGCTCCCTTGTGGCTTTCAAAAACTGAAGAAGTTAGGGAAGATAGGGCTCACTGGGCAACAAACATAACTGGTGACATCTACGGGAAAGGATGGATCAGTGAGATGTATGGATACTCATTTGGTGCTGCAGAG GTTGGACTTCGGCACAAGATCAATGATAACTTAATGATCTACCCAGGTTATGTTCCTCGAGAGGGTATTGAGCCAATTCTTCTTCACTATGGGCTGCCGTTTAGTGTTGGGAATTGGTCGTTTAATAAACTGGCTCACCACGATGATGGACTTGTATACGAATGTAATAGTCTCTTTCCAGAACCTCCATATCCCAAAGAG GTAAGACAGTTGGAACTTGATGATAATCGAAGGCGAGGCCTGTTTCTAAGCATAGAGTGCATAAACATTATAAATGAAGGCCTTTTATTACAACATGCAGCAAATGGTTGCCCTAAACCAGTATGGTCTAAATACTTGAGCTTTTTGAAAAGCAAAGCTTATGCAGAACTAACTCAGCCAAAATATGTTACTCCTGCTACTTTACAAATGATGGAGGATATCAAAGAAGAACATGTAGATGATGGTGCTGGAAAGCCACATCCTAAAATCCATACCCTTTTTTCAACGGAATGCACCACATACTTTGATTGGCAGACTGTAGGACTTATGCACAGTTTCCATAGAAGTGGACAGCCTGGAAATATTACTAGACTTCTTAGCTGCTCCGATGAGGAATTACAGAAGTATAAAGGCCATGATTTGGCTCCAACACATTATGTCCCTTCTATGAGTCGACATCCATTAACAGGAGATTG gtatCCAGCAATTAATAAACCAGCTGCAGTCCTTCACTGGCTTAATCATGTAAATATTGATGCTGAATTCATTGTGATTCTTGATGCTGACATGATCTTAAGAGGCCCAATAACACCATGGGAATTCAAAGCTGCTCGTGGTCATCCTGTTTCAACTCCCTATGA CTACCTTATTGGCTGTGACAATGAACTTGCAAAATTACATACTAGCCATCCTGAGGCCTGTGACAAGGTTGGCGGTGTAATCATTATGCATATAGAGGACCTTCGGAAATTCGCTATGCTCTGGCTTCATAAAACTGAGGAAGTCCGAGCTGATAGAGCTCATTATGCAAGAAATATAACAGGAGACATATATGAATCTGGGTGGATTAGTGAGATGTATGGTTACTCATTTGGTGCTGCAGAG TTGAAATTAAAGCATACTATAAACGATGAGATACTGATATACCCGGGATATGTTCCTCAACCTGGTGTCAAATATAGAGTCTTTCATTATGGATTGCAATTCAGTGTTGGGAATTGGAGCTTTGACAAAGCAGACTGGCGCAATGTTGACATGGTCAACAAATGCTGGGCCAAGTTTCCGGACCCACCAGATTCCTCAACACTTGGTCAAGCTAACACGGAGGATTTACAGCGAGATCTGCTCAGCATAGAATGTGCTAAGACGTTGAATGAAGCACTGAATCTTCACCATAAGAGAAAGTGTTCTGGTAATAATTCCTTGACATCAGAAGGGgaggaaagaaaagaagaaagtgTAGTCTCAAGGCTCAGCAATCTGAATGCAAATGATGATTCCACAAACAATCATACCACAACGGATGAATCAGAAAGTGTTCAGAAAGATGAGATGCCTAGTTCTTTTAGGTTTTGGATGATATTCTTGTGGGCATTTTCAGGAGTAGGTTTCTTGGTTGTGATTTTTGTGGTGTATTCAGGTCATAGAAGAAGAGGAACTAGGCCAAACAAAGGTAGGAGGAGAAGAAACTTGCATTCAGGTTTCATGGAAATGAACGGACGTGATCGGTACAGCCGCGGCGATGTCCCTCTGTAG
- the LOC137837152 gene encoding protein WVD2-like 4 isoform X1, translated as MGDSTCLMQQPFCYASGISNEANENNPIHALGQSISFGRFMSESLAWEKWSSFSHNRYVEEAERYSRPGSVAQKKAFFEAHYRKLAAQKAAALLEQANNGAQNNATEREGEGVINNDNNNDTVTHNSQITRNSEVVVEVEQDAKVLSVTSDENNAMVQLTASVEASVTPESVKVEGTEAEMEEVAVVGNSMEVELQNQLEDLDAQREQNEKLSVTVTPILTPLVKQVSISDQEVLASVGKKKPPVSSLKLSKANGTSKLTSTPVKSTAAISFKKENIASPMSIKPANGTSKFNTTPAKPIAATSFRRDNIPTPMSNKPSKSTATPIKSTAAISFRRDNIVTPMNNMPVGLSTADKKRSTPRSVNFTPIRELNRLTASVMRKFESTRVGAGPSKASKDNLTPIRTPTMASKEIQKHFSLTPLTEKKRNKTPLDLSSAHTGGPKWSFLSGENRMKSPIISSPFSLRTEERAARRKKKLEEKFNANEAQKVQLHTKLKEKTETEIIRKLRQSFCFKARPLPDFYKERKTSKSETKKDLLTHSETSKDGRKSTPTMAESKTYFPPNRPVLKTSGTKHLQGKSGRTLTHPLTSTSTTIPTHENASPNIQHGFQNARNYKY; from the exons ATGGGGGACTCGACTTGTCTCATGCAGCAACCATTCTGCTATGCTTCAGGCATTTCCAATGAAGCCAATGAG AACAACCCGATTCATGCACTTGGGCAGTCAATTTCGTTTGGGAGGTTCATGTCAGAGTCCCTGGCATGGGAGAAGTGGTCCAGTTTCTCCCACAACCGCTATGTGGAGGAAGCAGAGAGGTACTCAAGACCTGGATCTGTTGCACAGAAGAAGGCTTTCTTTGAAGCTCACTACAGGAAACTTGCTGCTCAGAAGGCTGCTGCATTGCTTGAACAAGCAAACAATGGGGCACAAAACAATGCCACTGAACGAGAAGGCGAGGGAGTAATTAACAATGACAATAACAATGACACTGTCACTCATAATTCCCAAATAACTCGAAATTCTGAAGTGGTTGTCGAGGTAGAGCAAGATGCAAAGGTTTTGAGTGTTACCTCTGATGAGAATAATGCCATGGTCCAACTCACAGCCAGTGTAGAGGCAAGTGTTACACCTGAAAGTGTCAAGGTTGAGGGAACTGAGGCAGAGATGGAAGAAGTTGCCGTTGTAGGAAATTCAATGGAGGTTGAATTGCAAaaccagcttgaagatcttgaTGCACAAAGGGAGCAAAATGAAAAGCTTAGTGTAACTGTAACACCAATTTTGACACCATTAGTGAAG CAGGTCTCTATATCTGATCAGGAAGTTTTGGCTAGTGTGGGCAAGAAGAAACCCCCAGTTTCTTCCTTAAAGTTGTCAAAGGCTAATGGAACCTCCAAGCTCACCTCTACACCTGTCAAGTCCACGGCTGCTATTTCtttcaaaaaagaaaacattgCTTCACCAATGAGCATAAAACCTGCAAATGGAACCTCCAAGTTCAACACTACACCTGCTAAACCCATAGCTGCTACTTCTTTCAGAAGAGATAACATTCCTACACCAATGAGCAATAAACCTTCCAAGTCCACTGCTACACCTATTAAGTCAACTGCTGCTATTTCTTTCAGAAGAGATAATATTGTTACACCAATGAACAATATGCCTGTTGGATTAAGCACTGCAGATAAAAAGAGATCTACTCCAAGATCAGTTAATTTTACACCCATTAGGGAACTTAATAGGTTGACTGCATCAGTCATGAGAAAGTTTGAAAGTACAAGAGTTGGTGCTGGTCCTTCCAAGGCTTCAAAGGATAACTTGACTCCTATAAGAACTCCAACTATG GCTTCCAAGGAGATTCAAAAGCATTTTTCATTGACCCCATtaactgaaaagaaaag GAACAAAACACCTCTTGATTTATCATCAGCACATACGGGTGGTCCTAAATGGAGCTTTCTTTCTGGAGA AAACAGAATGAAGTCCCCAATTATATCATCCCCTTTCAGCTTGAGGACAGAAGAAAGGGctgcaagaagaaagaag aaacttgAAGAAAAGTTCAATGCTAATGAAGCACAAAAAGTGCAGCTGCATACCAAACTCAAG GAGAAAACAGAGACTGAGATTATTAGAAAACTGCGCCAAAGCTTTTGCTTCAAAGCAAGGCCACTACCTGATTTTtataaggaaagaaaaacatCGAAGAGTGAGACAAAAAAG GACCTACTGACACATTCTGAAACAAGTAAAGATGGAAGGAAATCCACTCCCACTATGGCAGAGAGTAAAACTTATTTTCCTCCCAACAGACCTGTTTTGAAAACCAGTGGCACTAAGCATTTGCAGGGAAAGAGTGGTCGCACCTTGACTCATCCTCTAACTTCAACTTCCACCACAATTCCAACTCATGAGAATGCATCACCAAATATTCAGCACGGATTCCAGAATGCTAGAAACTACAAATATTAA
- the LOC137837152 gene encoding protein WVD2-like 7 isoform X2 — protein sequence MGDSTCLMQQPFCYASGISNEANENNPIHALGQSISFGRFMSESLAWEKWSSFSHNRYVEEAERYSRPGSVAQKKAFFEAHYRKLAAQKAAALLEQANNGAQNNATEREGEGVINNDNNNDTVTHNSQITRNSEVVVEVEQDAKVLSVTSDENNAMVQLTASVEASVTPESVKVEGTEAEMEEVAVVGNSMEVELQNQLEDLDAQREQNEKLSVTVTPILTPLVKVSISDQEVLASVGKKKPPVSSLKLSKANGTSKLTSTPVKSTAAISFKKENIASPMSIKPANGTSKFNTTPAKPIAATSFRRDNIPTPMSNKPSKSTATPIKSTAAISFRRDNIVTPMNNMPVGLSTADKKRSTPRSVNFTPIRELNRLTASVMRKFESTRVGAGPSKASKDNLTPIRTPTMASKEIQKHFSLTPLTEKKRNKTPLDLSSAHTGGPKWSFLSGENRMKSPIISSPFSLRTEERAARRKKKLEEKFNANEAQKVQLHTKLKEKTETEIIRKLRQSFCFKARPLPDFYKERKTSKSETKKDLLTHSETSKDGRKSTPTMAESKTYFPPNRPVLKTSGTKHLQGKSGRTLTHPLTSTSTTIPTHENASPNIQHGFQNARNYKY from the exons ATGGGGGACTCGACTTGTCTCATGCAGCAACCATTCTGCTATGCTTCAGGCATTTCCAATGAAGCCAATGAG AACAACCCGATTCATGCACTTGGGCAGTCAATTTCGTTTGGGAGGTTCATGTCAGAGTCCCTGGCATGGGAGAAGTGGTCCAGTTTCTCCCACAACCGCTATGTGGAGGAAGCAGAGAGGTACTCAAGACCTGGATCTGTTGCACAGAAGAAGGCTTTCTTTGAAGCTCACTACAGGAAACTTGCTGCTCAGAAGGCTGCTGCATTGCTTGAACAAGCAAACAATGGGGCACAAAACAATGCCACTGAACGAGAAGGCGAGGGAGTAATTAACAATGACAATAACAATGACACTGTCACTCATAATTCCCAAATAACTCGAAATTCTGAAGTGGTTGTCGAGGTAGAGCAAGATGCAAAGGTTTTGAGTGTTACCTCTGATGAGAATAATGCCATGGTCCAACTCACAGCCAGTGTAGAGGCAAGTGTTACACCTGAAAGTGTCAAGGTTGAGGGAACTGAGGCAGAGATGGAAGAAGTTGCCGTTGTAGGAAATTCAATGGAGGTTGAATTGCAAaaccagcttgaagatcttgaTGCACAAAGGGAGCAAAATGAAAAGCTTAGTGTAACTGTAACACCAATTTTGACACCATTAGTGAAG GTCTCTATATCTGATCAGGAAGTTTTGGCTAGTGTGGGCAAGAAGAAACCCCCAGTTTCTTCCTTAAAGTTGTCAAAGGCTAATGGAACCTCCAAGCTCACCTCTACACCTGTCAAGTCCACGGCTGCTATTTCtttcaaaaaagaaaacattgCTTCACCAATGAGCATAAAACCTGCAAATGGAACCTCCAAGTTCAACACTACACCTGCTAAACCCATAGCTGCTACTTCTTTCAGAAGAGATAACATTCCTACACCAATGAGCAATAAACCTTCCAAGTCCACTGCTACACCTATTAAGTCAACTGCTGCTATTTCTTTCAGAAGAGATAATATTGTTACACCAATGAACAATATGCCTGTTGGATTAAGCACTGCAGATAAAAAGAGATCTACTCCAAGATCAGTTAATTTTACACCCATTAGGGAACTTAATAGGTTGACTGCATCAGTCATGAGAAAGTTTGAAAGTACAAGAGTTGGTGCTGGTCCTTCCAAGGCTTCAAAGGATAACTTGACTCCTATAAGAACTCCAACTATG GCTTCCAAGGAGATTCAAAAGCATTTTTCATTGACCCCATtaactgaaaagaaaag GAACAAAACACCTCTTGATTTATCATCAGCACATACGGGTGGTCCTAAATGGAGCTTTCTTTCTGGAGA AAACAGAATGAAGTCCCCAATTATATCATCCCCTTTCAGCTTGAGGACAGAAGAAAGGGctgcaagaagaaagaag aaacttgAAGAAAAGTTCAATGCTAATGAAGCACAAAAAGTGCAGCTGCATACCAAACTCAAG GAGAAAACAGAGACTGAGATTATTAGAAAACTGCGCCAAAGCTTTTGCTTCAAAGCAAGGCCACTACCTGATTTTtataaggaaagaaaaacatCGAAGAGTGAGACAAAAAAG GACCTACTGACACATTCTGAAACAAGTAAAGATGGAAGGAAATCCACTCCCACTATGGCAGAGAGTAAAACTTATTTTCCTCCCAACAGACCTGTTTTGAAAACCAGTGGCACTAAGCATTTGCAGGGAAAGAGTGGTCGCACCTTGACTCATCCTCTAACTTCAACTTCCACCACAATTCCAACTCATGAGAATGCATCACCAAATATTCAGCACGGATTCCAGAATGCTAGAAACTACAAATATTAA
- the LOC137837152 gene encoding protein WVD2-like 4 isoform X4, with the protein MSESLAWEKWSSFSHNRYVEEAERYSRPGSVAQKKAFFEAHYRKLAAQKAAALLEQANNGAQNNATEREGEGVINNDNNNDTVTHNSQITRNSEVVVEVEQDAKVLSVTSDENNAMVQLTASVEASVTPESVKVEGTEAEMEEVAVVGNSMEVELQNQLEDLDAQREQNEKLSVTVTPILTPLVKVSISDQEVLASVGKKKPPVSSLKLSKANGTSKLTSTPVKSTAAISFKKENIASPMSIKPANGTSKFNTTPAKPIAATSFRRDNIPTPMSNKPSKSTATPIKSTAAISFRRDNIVTPMNNMPVGLSTADKKRSTPRSVNFTPIRELNRLTASVMRKFESTRVGAGPSKASKDNLTPIRTPTMASKEIQKHFSLTPLTEKKRNKTPLDLSSAHTGGPKWSFLSGENRMKSPIISSPFSLRTEERAARRKKKLEEKFNANEAQKVQLHTKLKEKTETEIIRKLRQSFCFKARPLPDFYKERKTSKSETKKDLLTHSETSKDGRKSTPTMAESKTYFPPNRPVLKTSGTKHLQGKSGRTLTHPLTSTSTTIPTHENASPNIQHGFQNARNYKY; encoded by the exons ATGTCAGAGTCCCTGGCATGGGAGAAGTGGTCCAGTTTCTCCCACAACCGCTATGTGGAGGAAGCAGAGAGGTACTCAAGACCTGGATCTGTTGCACAGAAGAAGGCTTTCTTTGAAGCTCACTACAGGAAACTTGCTGCTCAGAAGGCTGCTGCATTGCTTGAACAAGCAAACAATGGGGCACAAAACAATGCCACTGAACGAGAAGGCGAGGGAGTAATTAACAATGACAATAACAATGACACTGTCACTCATAATTCCCAAATAACTCGAAATTCTGAAGTGGTTGTCGAGGTAGAGCAAGATGCAAAGGTTTTGAGTGTTACCTCTGATGAGAATAATGCCATGGTCCAACTCACAGCCAGTGTAGAGGCAAGTGTTACACCTGAAAGTGTCAAGGTTGAGGGAACTGAGGCAGAGATGGAAGAAGTTGCCGTTGTAGGAAATTCAATGGAGGTTGAATTGCAAaaccagcttgaagatcttgaTGCACAAAGGGAGCAAAATGAAAAGCTTAGTGTAACTGTAACACCAATTTTGACACCATTAGTGAAG GTCTCTATATCTGATCAGGAAGTTTTGGCTAGTGTGGGCAAGAAGAAACCCCCAGTTTCTTCCTTAAAGTTGTCAAAGGCTAATGGAACCTCCAAGCTCACCTCTACACCTGTCAAGTCCACGGCTGCTATTTCtttcaaaaaagaaaacattgCTTCACCAATGAGCATAAAACCTGCAAATGGAACCTCCAAGTTCAACACTACACCTGCTAAACCCATAGCTGCTACTTCTTTCAGAAGAGATAACATTCCTACACCAATGAGCAATAAACCTTCCAAGTCCACTGCTACACCTATTAAGTCAACTGCTGCTATTTCTTTCAGAAGAGATAATATTGTTACACCAATGAACAATATGCCTGTTGGATTAAGCACTGCAGATAAAAAGAGATCTACTCCAAGATCAGTTAATTTTACACCCATTAGGGAACTTAATAGGTTGACTGCATCAGTCATGAGAAAGTTTGAAAGTACAAGAGTTGGTGCTGGTCCTTCCAAGGCTTCAAAGGATAACTTGACTCCTATAAGAACTCCAACTATG GCTTCCAAGGAGATTCAAAAGCATTTTTCATTGACCCCATtaactgaaaagaaaag GAACAAAACACCTCTTGATTTATCATCAGCACATACGGGTGGTCCTAAATGGAGCTTTCTTTCTGGAGA AAACAGAATGAAGTCCCCAATTATATCATCCCCTTTCAGCTTGAGGACAGAAGAAAGGGctgcaagaagaaagaag aaacttgAAGAAAAGTTCAATGCTAATGAAGCACAAAAAGTGCAGCTGCATACCAAACTCAAG GAGAAAACAGAGACTGAGATTATTAGAAAACTGCGCCAAAGCTTTTGCTTCAAAGCAAGGCCACTACCTGATTTTtataaggaaagaaaaacatCGAAGAGTGAGACAAAAAAG GACCTACTGACACATTCTGAAACAAGTAAAGATGGAAGGAAATCCACTCCCACTATGGCAGAGAGTAAAACTTATTTTCCTCCCAACAGACCTGTTTTGAAAACCAGTGGCACTAAGCATTTGCAGGGAAAGAGTGGTCGCACCTTGACTCATCCTCTAACTTCAACTTCCACCACAATTCCAACTCATGAGAATGCATCACCAAATATTCAGCACGGATTCCAGAATGCTAGAAACTACAAATATTAA
- the LOC137837152 gene encoding protein WVD2-like 4 isoform X3, whose translation MSESLAWEKWSSFSHNRYVEEAERYSRPGSVAQKKAFFEAHYRKLAAQKAAALLEQANNGAQNNATEREGEGVINNDNNNDTVTHNSQITRNSEVVVEVEQDAKVLSVTSDENNAMVQLTASVEASVTPESVKVEGTEAEMEEVAVVGNSMEVELQNQLEDLDAQREQNEKLSVTVTPILTPLVKQVSISDQEVLASVGKKKPPVSSLKLSKANGTSKLTSTPVKSTAAISFKKENIASPMSIKPANGTSKFNTTPAKPIAATSFRRDNIPTPMSNKPSKSTATPIKSTAAISFRRDNIVTPMNNMPVGLSTADKKRSTPRSVNFTPIRELNRLTASVMRKFESTRVGAGPSKASKDNLTPIRTPTMASKEIQKHFSLTPLTEKKRNKTPLDLSSAHTGGPKWSFLSGENRMKSPIISSPFSLRTEERAARRKKKLEEKFNANEAQKVQLHTKLKEKTETEIIRKLRQSFCFKARPLPDFYKERKTSKSETKKDLLTHSETSKDGRKSTPTMAESKTYFPPNRPVLKTSGTKHLQGKSGRTLTHPLTSTSTTIPTHENASPNIQHGFQNARNYKY comes from the exons ATGTCAGAGTCCCTGGCATGGGAGAAGTGGTCCAGTTTCTCCCACAACCGCTATGTGGAGGAAGCAGAGAGGTACTCAAGACCTGGATCTGTTGCACAGAAGAAGGCTTTCTTTGAAGCTCACTACAGGAAACTTGCTGCTCAGAAGGCTGCTGCATTGCTTGAACAAGCAAACAATGGGGCACAAAACAATGCCACTGAACGAGAAGGCGAGGGAGTAATTAACAATGACAATAACAATGACACTGTCACTCATAATTCCCAAATAACTCGAAATTCTGAAGTGGTTGTCGAGGTAGAGCAAGATGCAAAGGTTTTGAGTGTTACCTCTGATGAGAATAATGCCATGGTCCAACTCACAGCCAGTGTAGAGGCAAGTGTTACACCTGAAAGTGTCAAGGTTGAGGGAACTGAGGCAGAGATGGAAGAAGTTGCCGTTGTAGGAAATTCAATGGAGGTTGAATTGCAAaaccagcttgaagatcttgaTGCACAAAGGGAGCAAAATGAAAAGCTTAGTGTAACTGTAACACCAATTTTGACACCATTAGTGAAG CAGGTCTCTATATCTGATCAGGAAGTTTTGGCTAGTGTGGGCAAGAAGAAACCCCCAGTTTCTTCCTTAAAGTTGTCAAAGGCTAATGGAACCTCCAAGCTCACCTCTACACCTGTCAAGTCCACGGCTGCTATTTCtttcaaaaaagaaaacattgCTTCACCAATGAGCATAAAACCTGCAAATGGAACCTCCAAGTTCAACACTACACCTGCTAAACCCATAGCTGCTACTTCTTTCAGAAGAGATAACATTCCTACACCAATGAGCAATAAACCTTCCAAGTCCACTGCTACACCTATTAAGTCAACTGCTGCTATTTCTTTCAGAAGAGATAATATTGTTACACCAATGAACAATATGCCTGTTGGATTAAGCACTGCAGATAAAAAGAGATCTACTCCAAGATCAGTTAATTTTACACCCATTAGGGAACTTAATAGGTTGACTGCATCAGTCATGAGAAAGTTTGAAAGTACAAGAGTTGGTGCTGGTCCTTCCAAGGCTTCAAAGGATAACTTGACTCCTATAAGAACTCCAACTATG GCTTCCAAGGAGATTCAAAAGCATTTTTCATTGACCCCATtaactgaaaagaaaag GAACAAAACACCTCTTGATTTATCATCAGCACATACGGGTGGTCCTAAATGGAGCTTTCTTTCTGGAGA AAACAGAATGAAGTCCCCAATTATATCATCCCCTTTCAGCTTGAGGACAGAAGAAAGGGctgcaagaagaaagaag aaacttgAAGAAAAGTTCAATGCTAATGAAGCACAAAAAGTGCAGCTGCATACCAAACTCAAG GAGAAAACAGAGACTGAGATTATTAGAAAACTGCGCCAAAGCTTTTGCTTCAAAGCAAGGCCACTACCTGATTTTtataaggaaagaaaaacatCGAAGAGTGAGACAAAAAAG GACCTACTGACACATTCTGAAACAAGTAAAGATGGAAGGAAATCCACTCCCACTATGGCAGAGAGTAAAACTTATTTTCCTCCCAACAGACCTGTTTTGAAAACCAGTGGCACTAAGCATTTGCAGGGAAAGAGTGGTCGCACCTTGACTCATCCTCTAACTTCAACTTCCACCACAATTCCAACTCATGAGAATGCATCACCAAATATTCAGCACGGATTCCAGAATGCTAGAAACTACAAATATTAA